One window of Gavia stellata isolate bGavSte3 chromosome Z, bGavSte3.hap2, whole genome shotgun sequence genomic DNA carries:
- the POLR1E gene encoding DNA-directed RNA polymerase I subunit RPA49 — protein sequence MAAATWRYRGDPEAEQPAVLVQFSNGRLRRSDSMRFTVYRNRDVAHPRKKHRRILVSETERLSYVGNNFGSGVMKCNSLCRYFVGVLDKDSGQMEVYNAEIFNMQPLLSDNLIPDDMKDYQNKSYREKMDLCIEAFGTSKQKRALNSRRMNAVGNDIVNTAVTKAAANIIDAKGVTALIQDVAQDDIQNISIFLPPCNEDADKPENVYKFEDILSPAEYEALQVPAAVFVNITPEEVTKKMEDKSHCSFVLEELKFLPADEKSRDHKARCLWFLDTLIKFSYLKVIKKKHPMGPECPHIISRKLMKNFTSLTYNNGSVQNLISASMKAKITAYVIALALHINNFQTDLTILQNDMKLQESRMMDIAKAMRLKISKAKGLPGLENDQNHKLGTLSVPLPLQKASENQRKRKKMN from the exons ATGGCCGCCGCCACCTGGCGCTACCGTGGGGACCCCGAGGCGGAGCAACCGGCAGTGCTGG TGCAGTTCTCCAACGGCAGGCTACGGCGGTCCGACTCCATGCGGTTCACCGTCTACCGAAACAGGGACGTGGCCCACCCCCGGAAGAAGCACCGGAGGATCCTG gtcTCAGAAACTGAAAGGCTTTCATATGTGGGGAATAACTTCGGCAGCGGAGTTATGAAATGTAACTCCCTATGCAG GTATTTTGTTGGTGTGTTAGACAAGGACTCTGGGCAAATGGAAGTCTATAATGCTGAAATATTCAACATGCAGCCCTTGCTGTCAG ATAACTTAATACCTGACGACATGAAAGATTATCAGAATAAATCCTACAGGGAGAAG ATGGATTTGTGCATTGAGGCCTTTGGTACCAGCAAGCAGAAGCGAGCTCTGAACTCTCGGCGAATGAATGCAGTGGGCAATGATATTGTGAATACTGCTGtgacaaaagcagcagcaaacattATAGATGCAAAGGGAGTAACAG CTTTGATCCAGGATGTGGCCCAAGATGATATACAGAACATCTCCATCTTTCTCCCACCATGTAATGAAGATGCTGACAAACCAGAAAATGTTTACAAGTTTGAGGACA TTCTGTCTCCAGCAGAGTATGAAGCATTACAGGTTCCAGCAGCAGTCTTTGTTAATATCACTCCAGAAGAAGtcacaaagaaaatggaagataaaaG tcATTGCTCCTTTGTTTTAGAGGAGCTGAAGTTCCTGCCTGCTGATGAGAAGAGCAGAGATCACAAAGCTCGATGCCTCTGGTTCCTGGACACCCTTATTAAGTTCAGCTACCTGAAAGTGATCAAGAAGAAGC ATCCAATGGGGCCTGAATGCCCACACATTATCAGCAGGAAACTCATGAAGAATTTCACTTCACTGACCTATAACAATGGCAG TGTCCAGAATTTAATCTCTGCATCAATGAAGGCTAAAATTACAGCATACGTCATTGCATTGGCTCTGCACATCAACAACTTCCAAACAGACCTCACCATCCTGCAGAATGATATGAAGCTTCAAGAAAGCAG GATGATGGACATTGCAAAGGCCATGCGGTTGAAGATCTCCAAGGCAAAGGGGCTACCGGGACTTGAGAATGATCAGAACCACAAGCTAGGCACTCTCTCTGTCCCTTTGCCTCTGCAGAAGGCATCAGAGAACCAACGGAAGCGCAAGAAAATGAACTAA